The Leptolyngbya sp. CCY15150 genome window below encodes:
- a CDS encoding cadherin repeat domain-containing protein produces NGAVNAPENTTLVVDIEATDDSSSEENGLSYSLSGGEDQGLFTIDATTGELSFLSAPDFEQPLDVGN; encoded by the coding sequence CCAATGGCGCGGTGAATGCGCCAGAGAACACCACACTGGTAGTTGATATCGAAGCCACAGACGATAGCAGTAGCGAGGAGAATGGCCTGTCCTACAGTCTCAGTGGAGGGGAAGACCAAGGGTTATTTACGATTGATGCCACCACGGGTGAGTTGTCCTTCCTCTCCGCACCAGACTTTGAACAGCCGTTGGATGTGGGTAATG